In Flavobacterium endoglycinae, one DNA window encodes the following:
- a CDS encoding PorP/SprF family type IX secretion system membrane protein: MKKILLFITLFYSISNTLYSQDKNENGVVSFSLPIRNSLKFNRYIINPTFSFVRESNPYASFYNKRQWVQFENAPQTYLAGYSGRFRENEAFAFGLFQQNYGLMTVFGGVVNFAHNVVLQQDSNLTFGLNVGAYKSGLDKGKIISDDVDILNGEYPSNMLLTVNPGINYGTAFMDFGLSINNLVLYNFGSGVVKEDPERAIELHAMYTGYIDSYGFFEQSKFSGIVKTELKKDKTVISGLGMLSLKQGVWAQAGYNTLYGVSAGLGVNISPSIAIEYNYERGMGNFTNMGPSHEFAIAYKFKNRNYYYGDDEEGALIDPSKPKSKTVLAKDVASAEPVNRAEVAEKQKLAAEAKAKADAEAKQIRLAAAEKAKADAEAAAKAKAEAKLLADNKAKADAEAKAKAKLDADNKAKADAEAKALAKLEADNKAKADAEANKIRLAAEAKTKADAAAAARAQLAEANKAQAAAQKTQAQLAADKARADAEERRLKLAADNRAKVDAAAAARAQAAAQKTKEQLAADKSEADAEALKLKLAADAKAKADAETLQAKLAAAEKAKTDAEAAKAKAAATNAAAPTQQKTAAQLAIEKARANAEAAAKVRLAAAEKAKADAEAARQARVAAAEKVKANAEAARAKLIADTQAKAEAAEAKRKADAKAKAEAADLESILAADAKAKADSDALQARLAAEAKAKAASEAKTKTAIDAANKAKAAADLKAKAAEEAALKEKLAADAKAKADAEARQAIIAAEAKAKADAEAQKIKQAEEAKAKAAAEAQAKLDAEAKAKADAEALQAKLAADAKAKADAEALQAKQAAEAKTKADEEARQAKLAADAKAKADAEALQAKLAADAKAKADAEALQAKQAAEAKTKADEEARQAKLAADAKAKADAEALQAKLAADAKAMADAEALQAKQAAEAKLKADEEARQAKLAADAKAKADAEALQAKLAADAKAKADAEALQAKQAAEAKAKADAEALQAKLAADAKAKADMEALQAKLLADAKVKADAEATAKAQAEAEAQKLREAEEARQAKLAADAKAKADAEALQAKLAADAKAKADAEALQAKQAAEAKAKADEEARQAKLAADAKAKADAEALQAKLAADAKAKADAEALQAKQAAEAKAKADAEALQAKLAADAKAKADAEALQAKQAAEAKAKADEEARQAKLAADAKAKADAEALQAKLAADAKAKADAEALQAKQAAEAKAKADEEARQAKLAADAKAKADAEAKAKAAEEARLAKLAADAKAKADAEAKAEEARQAKLAADAKAKADMEAAQAKLLADAKAKADAEATEKLRAEEESRKLREAEEARQAKLAADAKAKADAEAAAARAAAAAKDETAKAIESLTQSIESSSKTQSDLLAQFNATVANKQKDLNDLKEENDLSEKGIYREPKPFKSVAAENSQIEALKLQLADASRAQKEEIAKLTNLYNERLKKVPNKNDALNKTYLEKINQLKAAQLKMEQDGAALLADLERIKAETEIEKKRRIKRAAYENDQGRYAQDLAALKRIKETTKVSSTPLTASDFDFGEDQSNMQIIKNIKNSENGYYMILAVHNSVEKRDQFLTKAVQAGLTDINFFYNVTTSKYYIYYEKFDGLQEATKALESKGTKPYNGKMAIVKVEN, from the coding sequence ATGAAGAAAATTTTACTATTCATCACTTTATTTTACAGTATTTCAAATACACTCTATTCTCAGGATAAAAATGAGAATGGAGTTGTTTCGTTTTCGTTACCTATAAGAAATTCGTTAAAGTTCAATAGATATATAATTAACCCAACGTTCAGTTTTGTTCGCGAATCAAACCCTTACGCAAGTTTCTATAACAAGAGACAATGGGTACAGTTTGAGAATGCTCCACAGACTTATTTAGCAGGTTATTCGGGTCGTTTTAGAGAAAATGAAGCTTTTGCGTTTGGCTTATTCCAGCAAAATTATGGTCTAATGACTGTTTTTGGCGGAGTAGTCAATTTTGCACATAACGTCGTTTTACAACAAGACAGCAATTTAACCTTCGGATTAAATGTTGGAGCTTATAAAAGTGGTTTAGATAAAGGAAAAATTATATCCGATGACGTAGATATTTTGAATGGAGAATATCCTTCAAATATGCTGCTTACTGTAAATCCTGGGATCAATTATGGAACCGCTTTCATGGATTTCGGATTATCGATTAACAATTTAGTTCTTTATAATTTCGGTTCTGGAGTGGTTAAAGAAGATCCTGAAAGAGCAATAGAACTTCATGCGATGTATACAGGTTATATAGACAGCTATGGATTTTTTGAGCAAAGTAAATTTTCAGGAATTGTAAAAACAGAACTTAAAAAAGACAAAACCGTTATTTCTGGTCTTGGTATGCTTTCTCTTAAACAAGGAGTTTGGGCACAAGCAGGATATAACACGCTGTATGGAGTTTCGGCAGGTTTGGGTGTGAATATTTCACCAAGTATTGCCATTGAATACAACTATGAAAGAGGAATGGGAAATTTTACCAATATGGGACCTTCTCACGAGTTTGCCATAGCATATAAATTCAAAAATAGAAATTACTATTATGGTGATGACGAAGAAGGTGCTTTAATCGATCCGTCAAAGCCTAAATCAAAAACAGTATTAGCTAAAGATGTAGCATCTGCCGAGCCGGTAAACAGAGCAGAAGTTGCTGAGAAACAAAAATTAGCTGCAGAAGCAAAAGCAAAAGCCGATGCCGAAGCAAAACAAATACGACTTGCAGCAGCAGAAAAAGCAAAGGCAGATGCAGAAGCCGCAGCAAAAGCAAAAGCTGAAGCAAAATTATTAGCAGACAATAAAGCCAAAGCAGATGCGGAAGCTAAAGCAAAAGCAAAACTTGATGCAGATAATAAAGCTAAAGCAGATGCCGAAGCTAAAGCACTAGCTAAATTAGAAGCAGACAATAAAGCCAAAGCTGATGCTGAAGCAAACAAAATACGATTAGCAGCAGAAGCGAAAACAAAAGCAGATGCAGCCGCAGCAGCAAGAGCTCAGTTAGCAGAAGCAAACAAAGCACAAGCAGCGGCACAAAAAACACAAGCGCAGTTAGCTGCTGATAAAGCAAGAGCTGATGCAGAAGAAAGAAGATTGAAATTAGCCGCTGATAACAGAGCCAAAGTTGATGCAGCGGCAGCAGCAAGAGCACAGGCAGCAGCACAAAAAACAAAAGAACAATTAGCAGCAGACAAATCTGAAGCTGATGCAGAAGCATTAAAATTAAAATTAGCAGCTGATGCAAAAGCTAAGGCCGATGCCGAAACGTTACAAGCAAAATTAGCTGCAGCTGAAAAAGCAAAAACAGATGCAGAAGCGGCAAAAGCAAAAGCAGCAGCAACTAATGCAGCAGCGCCAACACAACAAAAAACAGCAGCACAACTTGCCATAGAAAAAGCAAGGGCAAATGCTGAAGCAGCAGCTAAAGTGAGATTGGCAGCAGCAGAAAAAGCAAAAGCCGATGCTGAAGCAGCAAGACAAGCAAGAGTAGCAGCAGCCGAAAAAGTAAAAGCAAATGCAGAAGCAGCACGCGCAAAATTAATAGCTGATACACAAGCAAAAGCCGAAGCAGCAGAAGCTAAACGTAAAGCCGATGCAAAAGCAAAAGCTGAAGCAGCTGATTTAGAATCAATACTTGCAGCTGATGCAAAAGCAAAAGCAGATTCAGACGCACTTCAGGCAAGGCTAGCAGCAGAAGCGAAGGCCAAAGCAGCATCTGAAGCTAAAACCAAAACGGCTATTGATGCGGCAAATAAAGCCAAAGCAGCAGCAGATCTAAAAGCAAAAGCGGCTGAAGAAGCAGCACTAAAAGAAAAATTAGCAGCTGATGCAAAAGCGAAAGCAGATGCAGAAGCAAGACAAGCAATAATAGCAGCTGAAGCAAAAGCAAAAGCAGATGCAGAAGCACAGAAAATAAAACAAGCTGAAGAAGCGAAAGCCAAAGCCGCAGCGGAAGCTCAGGCTAAACTTGACGCAGAAGCTAAAGCTAAGGCTGATGCAGAAGCACTTCAAGCAAAATTAGCAGCGGATGCAAAAGCGAAAGCAGACGCAGAAGCACTTCAGGCAAAACAAGCAGCAGAAGCTAAAACTAAAGCAGATGAAGAAGCACGTCAGGCGAAATTAGCAGCCGATGCAAAAGCGAAAGCAGATGCAGAAGCACTTCAAGCAAAATTAGCGGCGGATGCAAAAGCTAAGGCTGATGCAGAAGCACTTCAGGCAAAACAAGCAGCAGAAGCTAAAACTAAAGCAGATGAAGAAGCACGTCAGGCGAAATTAGCAGCCGATGCAAAAGCAAAAGCCGATGCAGAAGCATTACAAGCTAAGTTGGCAGCGGACGCAAAAGCTATGGCAGACGCAGAAGCACTTCAGGCAAAACAAGCAGCGGAAGCTAAATTGAAAGCCGATGAAGAAGCACGTCAGGCGAAATTAGCAGCCGATGCAAAAGCAAAAGCCGATGCAGAAGCATTACAAGCTAAGTTGGCAGCGGACGCAAAAGCTAAGGCAGACGCAGAAGCACTTCAGGCAAAACAAGCAGCGGAAGCAAAAGCAAAAGCAGATGCAGAAGCATTACAAGCTAAGTTGGCAGCCGATGCAAAAGCAAAAGCCGATATGGAAGCATTACAAGCAAAATTACTTGCTGATGCTAAAGTTAAGGCCGATGCAGAAGCTACTGCAAAAGCGCAAGCAGAAGCTGAAGCTCAAAAGTTAAGAGAAGCAGAAGAAGCACGTCAAGCGAAATTAGCAGCCGATGCAAAAGCAAAAGCAGATGCAGAAGCACTTCAAGCTAAGTTGGCAGCAGATGCAAAAGCTAAGGCCGATGCAGAAGCACTTCAGGCAAAACAAGCAGCGGAAGCTAAAGCAAAAGCAGATGAAGAAGCTCGTCAAGCGAAATTAGCAGCTGACGCAAAAGCGAAAGCGGATGCAGAAGCATTACAAGCTAAGTTGGCGGCAGATGCAAAAGCTAAGGCCGACGCAGAAGCTCTTCAGGCAAAACAAGCAGCGGAAGCTAAAGCAAAAGCAGATGCAGAAGCATTACAAGCTAAGTTGGCAGCAGATGCAAAAGCTAAGGCCGATGCAGAAGCACTTCAAGCGAAACAAGCAGCAGAAGCTAAAGCAAAAGCCGACGAAGAAGCTCGTCAAGCGAAATTAGCAGCTGATGCAAAAGCAAAAGCAGATGCTGAAGCACTTCAAGCTAAGTTGGCAGCAGATGCAAAAGCTAAGGCAGACGCAGAAGCGCTTCAAGCGAAACAAGCTGCTGAAGCAAAAGCAAAAGCCGATGAAGAGGCTCGTCAAGCGAAATTAGCCGCAGATGCAAAAGCGAAGGCAGATGCTGAAGCAAAAGCCAAAGCAGCCGAAGAAGCTCGTTTAGCTAAGTTAGCAGCTGATGCAAAAGCTAAGGCAGACGCAGAGGCAAAAGCAGAAGAAGCACGTCAGGCGAAATTAGCAGCTGATGCGAAAGCGAAAGCAGATATGGAAGCCGCTCAAGCTAAATTATTAGCCGATGCAAAAGCGAAAGCCGATGCAGAAGCAACAGAAAAATTAAGAGCAGAAGAAGAGTCTAGAAAACTAAGAGAAGCAGAAGAAGCACGTCAGGCAAAATTAGCAGCGGATGCAAAAGCTAAGGCCGATGCAGAAGCGGCAGCAGCAAGAGCAGCGGCGGCAGCGAAAGACGAAACTGCTAAAGCAATCGAAAGTTTAACTCAGTCTATAGAAAGTTCAAGTAAAACGCAAAGTGATTTATTAGCACAATTCAATGCCACTGTAGCGAATAAACAAAAAGACTTGAACGACTTAAAAGAAGAGAACGATTTAAGTGAAAAAGGTATTTACAGAGAGCCAAAACCGTTCAAGAGTGTAGCGGCTGAAAATAGCCAGATCGAAGCTTTAAAATTACAATTGGCAGATGCCAGCAGAGCACAAAAAGAAGAGATTGCGAAGCTGACAAATTTATATAATGAAAGGCTTAAAAAGGTTCCAAATAAAAACGACGCTTTAAACAAAACGTATCTTGAAAAGATCAATCAGTTAAAAGCAGCTCAATTGAAAATGGAGCAGGATGGTGCAGCTTTATTAGCAGATTTAGAACGTATCAAAGCTGAAACTGAAATCGAGAAAAAACGTAGAATTAAACGTGCGGCTTATGAAAATGATCAAGGAAGATATGCACAGGATCTAGCAGCTCTTAAGCGTATTAAGGAAACAACAAAAGTCAGCAGTACGCCATTAACAGCAAGCGACTTTGATTTTGGAGAAGATCAGTCAAATATGCAGATCATTAAGAATATTAAAAATTCTGAAAATGGTTATTATATGATTCTTGCAGTACACAATAGTGTTGAGAAGAGGGATCAATTCCTAACCAAAGCGGTACAAGCCGGATTGACAGATATTAATTTCTTCTATAATGTGACGACAAGTAAATATTACATCTATTATGAAAAATTTGATGGTTTACAAGAAGCAACGAAAGCATTAGAATCGAAAGGGACTAAGCCATATAACGGGAAAATGGCTATCGTAAAAGTTGAAAATTAG